One Mycobacterium sp. SMC-4 DNA window includes the following coding sequences:
- a CDS encoding sugar phosphate isomerase/epimerase has protein sequence MRRPITLAPLTVLELGPDELVACAAQAGYDGVGLRLIRATEQEPLRPTIGRTALIRETRRRLDDTGMFVLDVEVLRLRPETRVRTDFGPLLETAAYLGASQVLVTGNDPDHSRLADNLSELGLFAGEFGLTPNLEPMPWTTVADLGAGAAIVARCAGEKVGLLVDALHYDRAQTTPAELATLPAEWFRYVQICDATLPRPDSVDELRYQGRNARMLPGEGCIDLVAMLQVLPRVPVSIESPVLWRAPAGVRARAALRAARRVIARAEAERMALSA, from the coding sequence ATGCGACGCCCCATCACACTTGCCCCGCTGACCGTGCTCGAACTCGGTCCTGACGAGTTGGTCGCGTGTGCTGCCCAGGCCGGGTACGACGGCGTCGGCCTGCGGTTGATCCGTGCGACTGAGCAGGAGCCGCTGCGTCCGACGATCGGCCGTACCGCGCTGATCCGTGAGACGCGGCGCCGCCTCGACGACACCGGCATGTTTGTGCTCGACGTCGAGGTGCTGCGGCTGCGTCCCGAGACCCGGGTGCGGACCGACTTCGGCCCGCTTCTGGAGACCGCCGCCTACCTTGGCGCGAGCCAGGTGCTGGTCACAGGTAATGATCCCGACCATTCGCGGTTGGCTGACAACCTGAGCGAACTCGGGCTATTCGCCGGTGAATTCGGTCTGACGCCGAACCTGGAGCCCATGCCCTGGACCACGGTGGCTGACCTCGGTGCCGGTGCCGCCATCGTGGCGCGGTGTGCCGGTGAGAAGGTCGGGCTGCTCGTCGACGCACTGCATTACGACCGCGCGCAGACGACGCCCGCCGAGTTGGCGACGCTACCCGCCGAGTGGTTCCGTTATGTCCAGATCTGCGACGCGACGCTGCCGCGACCGGACTCTGTTGACGAGCTGCGCTATCAGGGCCGCAATGCGCGGATGCTGCCCGGTGAGGGCTGCATCGATCTGGTGGCCATGCTGCAGGTGCTGCCGCGCGTACCGGTCAGCATCGAGTCGCCGGTGCTGTGGCGAGCTCCGGCGGGAGTACGGGCCCGCGCCGCCCTGCGCGCGGCGCGGCGCGTCATCGCGCGTGCCGAGGCCGAACGGATGGCTCTGTCAGCCTGA
- a CDS encoding alpha/beta hydrolase, whose translation MTVELDPILHKVLEAVPFQLTTDGGPADARRRFRDLPRQDLHPEVEAEDRVIDSPAGPIPVRVYRPPTKQPILPVVLFVHGGGWSVGDLDTYDTIARLHAVGSRAVVVSVDYRLAPEHPYPAAVEDSWVAAQWVVEHAEELGADSQRVAVAGDSAGGNLAAVIAQLARDAGVALRMQLLWYPSTTFDTSLPSFVENAEAPILSLDACKGFTRWYLGDGELSPPPATLVPARGDLAGTAPAYIAVAGHDPLRDDGMRYAELLSGAGVSVELHNAESLVHGYLGYAGVVPAATDAVQRGLRALRDALA comes from the coding sequence ATGACCGTGGAGTTGGATCCCATTCTGCACAAGGTGCTCGAGGCCGTTCCGTTCCAGCTGACCACCGATGGTGGACCGGCCGATGCCCGACGGCGGTTTCGCGATCTTCCTCGCCAGGATCTGCACCCAGAAGTCGAAGCCGAGGACCGGGTGATCGATTCACCGGCCGGCCCGATCCCGGTGCGGGTGTACCGACCCCCGACCAAGCAGCCGATACTGCCGGTGGTGCTGTTCGTTCACGGTGGCGGATGGTCGGTCGGTGATCTGGACACCTACGACACCATCGCGCGGCTCCACGCCGTCGGTAGTCGCGCGGTGGTGGTGTCGGTGGACTACCGCCTCGCGCCCGAGCACCCCTACCCGGCCGCTGTGGAGGACAGCTGGGTGGCAGCACAGTGGGTGGTCGAGCACGCCGAGGAGCTCGGAGCCGACTCCCAACGCGTTGCTGTGGCAGGCGATTCCGCGGGTGGAAACCTTGCGGCGGTCATTGCCCAGCTGGCCCGCGACGCCGGGGTGGCACTGCGGATGCAGTTGCTGTGGTACCCCTCGACCACCTTCGATACGTCGCTGCCCTCGTTCGTCGAGAACGCCGAGGCTCCGATTCTCTCCCTGGACGCCTGCAAGGGATTCACCCGCTGGTACCTCGGCGACGGAGAACTCTCCCCGCCGCCGGCCACACTCGTGCCCGCGCGCGGGGATCTGGCGGGCACGGCGCCGGCGTATATCGCGGTGGCCGGTCACGATCCGCTTCGTGACGACGGCATGCGCTACGCCGAACTGTTGTCCGGCGCCGGGGTTTCGGTCGAACTTCACAACGCGGAATCGCTGGTGCACGGTTACCTCGGCTACGCCGGTGTGGTCCCCGCCGCCACGGACGCGGTCCAACGCGGACTGCGCGCATTGCGCGACGCACTGGCCTGA
- a CDS encoding NAD(P)/FAD-dependent oxidoreductase produces the protein MTGPDYHTVIVGAGFSGIGAAIQLDRAGLADYLVVEAGDDVGGTWYWNTYPGIAVDIPSFSYQFSFEQSADWSRTYAPGGELAAYATRCVDRYGLRSRIRFGTRVSGADYQENQGLWQIELQRGAERELITARFLINASGVLTVPKLPDIAGVDAFTGATVHTARWDHDLDLCGKRVAVIGTGASAVQVIPEIAPVAGQLTVFQRTPIWCFPKFDVALPAAARALMRLPLGRTLQRMISQAYVELTFPLAAQYFTVNPMAKRMSRLGRAYLRKQVHDPETRDKLTPRYAVGCKRPGFHNTYLSTFNRDNVDLVTEPIDTITGSGVVTTDGALREVDVLILATGFKVMDPDNVPTFPVRGRGGRSLAQFWHENRLQAYEGVSIPGFPNFFTVFGPYGYVGSSYFALIEAQTGHIVRCLRTAQQRGATRVEVRAEANERFFAEMMRKRHRQIFWQDSCRLANSYYFDEHGDVPLRPASTLEAYWRSRRFPIDDYQFVADGIATPQP, from the coding sequence ATGACAGGCCCCGATTACCACACCGTCATCGTCGGTGCCGGCTTCTCCGGCATCGGCGCTGCGATCCAGCTCGACCGGGCGGGCCTGGCTGACTACCTCGTCGTCGAGGCGGGCGACGACGTCGGCGGTACCTGGTACTGGAACACCTATCCCGGTATCGCGGTGGATATTCCGTCGTTCTCCTATCAGTTCTCGTTCGAGCAGAGCGCCGACTGGTCACGTACCTACGCGCCGGGCGGTGAACTGGCTGCGTACGCCACACGCTGCGTCGACAGATACGGCCTGCGGTCACGGATCCGCTTCGGCACGAGGGTGAGCGGAGCGGACTATCAAGAAAACCAGGGTCTCTGGCAGATCGAGCTGCAACGCGGTGCAGAGCGTGAGCTGATCACCGCGCGCTTCCTGATCAATGCCAGCGGCGTGTTGACGGTGCCCAAGCTTCCCGACATCGCGGGGGTGGACGCGTTCACCGGGGCGACGGTGCACACCGCGCGCTGGGATCACGACCTCGACCTGTGCGGCAAACGTGTCGCGGTCATCGGTACCGGAGCGTCAGCGGTGCAGGTGATTCCGGAGATCGCCCCGGTCGCCGGGCAGCTCACGGTCTTTCAGCGCACGCCGATCTGGTGCTTCCCGAAATTCGACGTAGCGCTGCCGGCCGCGGCGCGGGCGCTGATGCGGTTGCCGCTGGGCCGCACGCTGCAGCGGATGATCAGTCAGGCCTATGTCGAGTTGACGTTCCCACTGGCCGCCCAGTATTTCACCGTCAACCCGATGGCCAAGCGGATGTCCCGGCTCGGCCGCGCCTACCTGCGCAAGCAGGTGCACGATCCCGAGACCAGGGACAAGCTGACACCGCGGTACGCCGTCGGCTGCAAGCGACCCGGGTTTCACAACACCTATCTGTCGACGTTCAACCGCGACAACGTCGATCTGGTCACCGAACCCATCGACACGATCACCGGATCGGGTGTTGTCACCACCGACGGCGCGCTCCGCGAGGTCGACGTGTTGATCTTGGCGACCGGATTCAAGGTCATGGATCCTGACAATGTGCCGACGTTCCCGGTCCGCGGCCGCGGGGGCCGCTCGCTGGCACAGTTCTGGCACGAGAACCGGCTACAGGCCTACGAGGGCGTCAGCATCCCGGGATTCCCGAACTTCTTCACCGTCTTCGGCCCATACGGCTACGTCGGCTCGTCCTACTTCGCGCTCATCGAAGCACAGACCGGCCACATCGTGCGCTGCCTTCGCACGGCGCAGCAGCGCGGGGCGACCCGAGTGGAAGTGCGTGCAGAGGCCAACGAGCGCTTTTTCGCCGAGATGATGCGCAAACGGCACCGCCAGATCTTCTGGCAGGACAGCTGTCGGCTGGCCAACAGCTACTACTTCGACGAACACGGCGACGTTCCGCTGCGGCCCGCCAGCACGCTCGAGGCGTACTGGCGCAGCCGCCGCTTCCCGATCGACGACTACCAGTTCGTCGCCGACGGGATTGCTACACCGCAGCCTTGA